In Mesotoga sp. Brook.08.105.5.1, one DNA window encodes the following:
- a CDS encoding serine acetyltransferase yields MNSDFSEISLRISGVYEEIAKTHCSSKSYSLGHIKLKTIELIHLVRKTFCPQLSHTQIVDGQEILSEALNILGEMIMEIRPELGEKGAERVVKEFLAELPSIAVALVKDVRAAFEGDPAAQSIEEIMIAYPAYEAISTYRLAHILYKLEVPLIPRIMTEYAHQKTGIDIHPGATIGTHFFIDHGTGVVIGETCTIGHHVKIYQGVTLGAKSFELDENGNPIKGIKRHPDIGNHVVIYAGATVLGGNTVVGDNCVIGGNVWLVHSLKPGEKIYSNP; encoded by the coding sequence GTGAATAGTGATTTTAGTGAGATATCACTCAGAATAAGTGGAGTATACGAGGAAATTGCCAAGACTCATTGCTCATCGAAGTCGTACTCGCTTGGGCATATTAAGCTTAAGACGATAGAGCTAATTCATCTTGTTAGAAAAACCTTCTGTCCGCAGCTTTCACATACGCAAATCGTTGACGGCCAAGAGATACTATCGGAGGCTTTGAATATTCTAGGGGAAATGATTATGGAGATTCGGCCTGAACTGGGAGAAAAAGGAGCAGAGAGAGTTGTCAAGGAATTTCTGGCTGAGTTACCATCGATTGCTGTGGCTCTTGTTAAAGACGTGAGAGCCGCGTTCGAAGGAGATCCTGCGGCTCAGTCGATTGAAGAAATCATGATTGCTTATCCGGCCTACGAGGCGATAAGCACGTACAGGCTTGCCCACATTCTTTACAAGCTTGAGGTCCCGCTGATTCCCAGAATAATGACAGAATATGCTCATCAGAAGACTGGAATAGATATTCATCCCGGTGCGACAATAGGGACGCACTTCTTCATAGATCACGGCACCGGTGTTGTAATAGGAGAAACCTGCACGATAGGACACCATGTCAAGATTTATCAAGGAGTCACGCTTGGGGCCAAGAGCTTCGAACTCGACGAAAACGGCAATCCGATCAAAGGGATAAAACGCCATCCCGATATTGGTAATCACGTCGTCATATACGCAGGAGCTACGGTCCTTGGAGGGAATACCGTAGTCGGAGACAACTGCGTGATAGGAGGAAATGTCTGGCTAGTTCATTCGCTGAAGCCGGGAGAAAAGATCTACAGCAATCCATGA